From Desulfuromonas soudanensis, the proteins below share one genomic window:
- a CDS encoding FprA family A-type flavoprotein, with protein sequence MSTTAEIRPGVHWLGARHPELEVFDELFPTHRGTTYNAYLVRGNQKVALIDTVKGIFTEDYLEGLSSLEAPERIDLVVVNHTEPDHTGALERLLEINPELTVVCTKAGENFLRQLLNRPFKARVVADGEEIDLGEKTLRFIHAPNLHWPDTMFTYLPENGVLFSCDAFGAHFCGEGLFNDQVGDFSAEFAFYFDTIMRPFKAKIREAVAKVEHLPITMLCPSHGPVLRRDPLAAIRSYKEWSAAPAENGKKRVLLVTLSPHGNTRTMAAEIRGGLESQGVEVAEYSLLDADDAVLRDEIERSDAFVVGTPTINRDAPPPVWHALSLLSSVTPKGKVAAVFGSFGWSGEAVGQVEERLKGLKFTLAAPGLTYRFRPTAEDRQACRAFGEEVGRALVGEVVP encoded by the coding sequence ATGTCGACGACTGCAGAGATAAGACCCGGTGTCCACTGGCTCGGCGCCCGTCATCCCGAGCTGGAGGTCTTTGACGAGCTCTTTCCCACCCACAGGGGGACGACCTACAACGCCTACCTGGTGCGCGGCAACCAAAAGGTCGCCCTCATCGACACGGTCAAGGGGATCTTTACCGAGGACTACCTGGAGGGCCTTTCCTCCCTCGAGGCGCCGGAGCGCATCGACCTGGTGGTGGTCAACCACACCGAGCCCGATCACACGGGGGCGCTCGAAAGGCTCCTCGAGATCAATCCGGAGCTGACCGTGGTCTGCACCAAGGCCGGCGAAAACTTTCTCCGTCAGCTCTTGAACCGCCCCTTCAAGGCGCGGGTCGTCGCCGACGGCGAGGAGATCGATCTCGGCGAAAAGACGCTGCGTTTTATTCACGCCCCCAACCTCCACTGGCCGGACACCATGTTCACCTACCTGCCGGAGAACGGAGTCCTCTTCTCCTGCGACGCCTTCGGCGCCCACTTCTGCGGCGAGGGGCTGTTCAACGATCAGGTCGGCGACTTCTCCGCCGAGTTCGCCTTCTATTTCGACACCATCATGCGCCCCTTCAAGGCGAAGATCCGCGAGGCGGTGGCCAAGGTCGAGCATCTCCCCATCACCATGCTCTGCCCTTCCCACGGCCCCGTGCTGCGCCGCGATCCTCTGGCGGCCATCAGGAGCTACAAGGAATGGTCGGCCGCACCGGCTGAGAACGGCAAAAAACGGGTCCTGCTGGTCACCCTCTCCCCCCACGGCAACACCCGCACCATGGCCGCCGAAATCCGCGGCGGCCTCGAATCCCAGGGGGTGGAGGTCGCCGAATACAGCCTCCTTGATGCCGACGATGCCGTCCTGCGCGACGAGATCGAGCGCTCCGATGCCTTCGTCGTCGGCACCCCGACCATCAACCGCGACGCCCCGCCGCCGGTGTGGCACGCCCTCTCCCTCCTCTCGTCGGTGACGCCGAAGGGGAAGGTCGCCGCCGTCTTCGGGTCCTTCGGCTGGAGCGGGGAGGCGGTGGGTCAGGTGGAGGAGCGCCTTAAAGGGCTCAAGTTCACCCTCGCCGCCCCCGGGCTCACCTACCGTTTCCGTCCCACCGCCGAAGACCGCCAGGCCTGCCGCGCTTTCGGCGAGGAGGTGGGACGGGCCCTCGTCGGCGAGGTTGTCCCCTAG
- a CDS encoding alanine/glycine:cation symporter family protein encodes MDPSAIMSTLNGFVWGPVMLALLVGTGAFLTVRLGFLQILQLPRALRLVFSRSRTAVGEGDISPFQALTTALAATIGTGNIAGVATAIYLGGPGAIFWMWICALVGMATKYAEAVLAVKYRHLLPDGSMQGGPMRYIAEGLGLKWLGWLFALFGSVAAFGIGSMVQSNSVAVALTATWGIPPVGTGIVLAVLTGVVIIGGIRRIGKVTEKLVPVMGIAYVLGALVILALNASALPGAFALIFSHAFAPAAASGGFAGAAVSAAVRFGVARGVFSNEAGLGSAPIAHAAARTNSPVRQGLIAMTGVFFDTVIVCSMTALVILSTGAWTSGETSSALTYLAFESALPGPGGLIVTIGIAIFAYSTMIGWAYYGEECIEYLFGLRARTPYRYLFCLLIAVGAFQKVGFVWDFSDTMNGAMAIPNLIGLLGLSGVVVATTREAFANPEELL; translated from the coding sequence ATGGATCCCTCTGCGATCATGTCGACCCTCAACGGTTTCGTCTGGGGTCCTGTCATGCTGGCCCTTCTGGTCGGTACGGGCGCCTTTCTCACCGTGCGCCTCGGCTTTCTGCAGATTCTCCAGCTCCCCCGGGCGCTCCGCCTGGTCTTTTCCCGCTCCCGTACCGCCGTCGGCGAGGGGGATATTTCCCCCTTTCAGGCCCTGACCACGGCCCTGGCGGCGACCATCGGCACCGGCAACATCGCCGGGGTCGCCACCGCCATCTATCTCGGCGGCCCCGGGGCGATTTTCTGGATGTGGATCTGCGCCCTGGTCGGGATGGCGACCAAGTATGCCGAGGCGGTTCTGGCGGTCAAATATCGCCACCTCCTCCCCGACGGCTCGATGCAGGGGGGGCCGATGCGCTACATCGCCGAGGGGTTGGGGCTCAAATGGCTCGGCTGGCTCTTTGCCCTCTTCGGCTCCGTGGCCGCCTTCGGTATCGGCAGCATGGTCCAGTCCAATTCGGTGGCCGTCGCCCTCACCGCGACCTGGGGGATTCCTCCCGTCGGCACCGGGATCGTCCTGGCGGTTCTCACGGGAGTCGTCATCATCGGCGGTATCCGCCGCATCGGCAAGGTCACCGAGAAACTGGTGCCGGTGATGGGGATCGCCTACGTCCTCGGCGCCCTGGTGATCCTTGCCCTGAACGCTTCGGCGCTCCCCGGGGCCTTCGCCCTGATCTTTTCCCACGCCTTTGCCCCCGCCGCCGCCAGCGGCGGCTTTGCCGGCGCCGCCGTCTCCGCCGCGGTCCGCTTCGGAGTCGCCCGCGGCGTCTTCTCCAATGAGGCCGGCCTCGGCAGCGCCCCCATCGCCCACGCCGCCGCCCGCACCAACAGCCCCGTGCGCCAGGGGCTGATCGCCATGACCGGCGTCTTTTTCGATACGGTCATCGTCTGCTCCATGACCGCCCTGGTGATCCTCTCCACCGGCGCCTGGACCTCGGGGGAGACTTCCAGCGCCCTGACCTATCTCGCCTTCGAGAGCGCCCTTCCGGGCCCCGGCGGTCTGATCGTCACCATCGGCATTGCGATCTTTGCCTATTCGACCATGATCGGCTGGGCCTACTACGGCGAAGAGTGCATCGAATATCTCTTCGGCCTCAGGGCCCGCACCCCCTACCGCTACCTCTTCTGCCTGCTCATCGCCGTCGGCGCCTTCCAGAAGGTCGGTTTCGTCTGGGATTTCTCCGACACCATGAACGGCGCCATGGCGATCCCCAACCTTATCGGCCTCCTCGGCCTTTCCGGAGTCGTCGTGGCGACGACCCGCGAGGCCTTCGCCAACCCCGAGGAGCTTTTGTGA
- the priA gene encoding replication restart helicase PriA: protein MSALIASVAVAAPVAGPFSYLVPDPLRERARVGMRLRVPFGRRSAIGYLIALEEGEGEGLKAIAEVLDEAPLFPAELVPFYRRAADYYLHPLGEVIRAALPAGLSGREDGVGILHERIFSPTELSGEPAGALQKEILGALRRRGATPLSALRETFASPHVPLGRLVELGFLVETSREVRRDPFLDVPPPADVPVQPTAEQAAALEVIDAALEGGAFTPLLLHGVTGSGKTEVYLRAIAAALSRGRRALVLVPEIALTPQLVGRFRARFGGQEKEIAVLHSGLSDGERYDAWRAIVRGGASIVIGARSAVFAPLTDLGIIVVDEEHEASYKQGEGFRYHARDLALLRGQMSGATVLLGSATPALTTYHRALTGAIGYLPLAGRVAARPLPPVELIDLREARPEGSLSETLLTALEENLASGGQSLLLLNRRGFAPFILCADCGTTFRCPNCEITLTFHQGRRLLRCHYCDYAVPPPELCPGCGGLDIRPEGAGTERLEEELSTAFPTARIARMDRDTTARKGAHQQLADRMIGREIDILLGTQMVAKGHDFAGVTLVGVIGADSTLNFPDFRSAERTFALLAQVAGRAGRGEAPGRVLIQTWSPEHYALQCAAAHDYRRFYDEEIVCRRELGYPPFGYLVNLVVSGIDPGKVGAAAAALAAGLDADCGTVEVLGPAPCPLARLRGRHRVQILLKAPDRPPLRRLLCRLPALRRKVPAGVLLAVDVDPVDML from the coding sequence GTGTCTGCACTGATTGCCAGCGTCGCCGTCGCCGCTCCCGTCGCCGGCCCCTTCTCCTATCTGGTCCCCGATCCCCTGCGGGAGCGGGCCCGGGTCGGGATGCGTCTGCGCGTCCCCTTCGGGCGGCGCAGCGCCATCGGCTACCTCATCGCCCTTGAGGAAGGGGAGGGTGAGGGGCTCAAGGCGATCGCCGAGGTCCTCGACGAGGCGCCCCTCTTCCCCGCCGAGCTCGTCCCCTTCTACCGCCGGGCCGCCGACTATTACCTCCATCCCCTGGGGGAGGTGATCCGCGCCGCCCTCCCCGCCGGGCTCTCCGGCAGGGAGGACGGTGTCGGCATCCTTCACGAGCGGATCTTTTCCCCCACGGAGCTTTCGGGGGAACCGGCCGGCGCCCTGCAGAAGGAGATTCTCGGCGCTCTGCGGCGCCGCGGCGCCACCCCCCTCTCGGCGCTGCGCGAGACCTTCGCCTCCCCCCATGTCCCCCTGGGGCGCCTGGTCGAGCTCGGTTTTCTCGTCGAGACGTCCCGGGAGGTGCGCCGCGACCCCTTTCTCGACGTCCCCCCGCCGGCCGACGTGCCGGTGCAGCCGACGGCCGAACAGGCCGCCGCCCTGGAGGTTATCGACGCCGCCCTCGAAGGGGGGGCGTTTACTCCCCTGCTGCTGCACGGGGTGACCGGCAGCGGCAAGACCGAGGTCTACCTGCGGGCCATCGCCGCCGCCCTCTCCCGCGGCAGGCGCGCCCTGGTCCTCGTCCCCGAAATCGCCCTCACCCCCCAGCTGGTGGGGCGTTTCCGGGCCCGTTTCGGTGGGCAGGAAAAAGAGATCGCCGTCCTGCACTCGGGGCTCTCCGACGGCGAGCGCTACGACGCCTGGCGGGCCATCGTCCGCGGCGGAGCCAGTATCGTCATCGGCGCCCGCTCGGCGGTCTTTGCCCCTCTGACCGATCTGGGCATCATCGTCGTCGACGAGGAGCACGAGGCGAGCTACAAGCAGGGGGAGGGGTTCCGCTACCACGCTCGCGACCTCGCCCTTCTCCGGGGGCAGATGTCCGGGGCGACGGTCCTCCTCGGCAGCGCCACCCCCGCTCTCACCACCTACCACCGCGCCCTCACGGGGGCCATCGGCTACCTTCCCCTTGCCGGGCGGGTGGCTGCGCGCCCCCTGCCGCCGGTGGAGCTCATCGACCTGCGGGAGGCGCGTCCCGAAGGGTCTCTCTCCGAGACGCTCCTTACGGCCCTGGAAGAAAACCTCGCTTCCGGCGGGCAGTCGCTCCTCCTCCTCAACCGCCGCGGCTTCGCCCCCTTCATTCTCTGCGCCGACTGCGGCACCACCTTCCGTTGTCCCAACTGCGAAATCACCCTCACCTTCCACCAGGGGCGGCGCCTGCTGCGCTGCCATTACTGCGATTATGCCGTCCCCCCGCCCGAACTCTGCCCCGGGTGCGGCGGGCTCGATATCCGCCCCGAAGGGGCGGGGACCGAGCGCCTCGAGGAGGAGCTCTCGACGGCCTTCCCGACGGCGCGCATCGCCCGCATGGACCGCGACACCACGGCGCGCAAGGGGGCGCACCAGCAGCTGGCCGACCGGATGATCGGCCGGGAGATCGATATTCTCCTCGGGACCCAGATGGTGGCCAAGGGGCACGATTTTGCCGGCGTGACCCTGGTCGGGGTGATCGGCGCCGACTCCACCCTCAACTTCCCCGATTTCCGCAGCGCCGAGCGCACCTTTGCCCTCCTCGCCCAGGTGGCCGGCCGCGCCGGGCGGGGCGAGGCACCGGGGCGGGTGCTGATCCAGACCTGGTCCCCCGAGCATTACGCCCTGCAGTGCGCCGCCGCCCATGACTACCGGCGCTTCTACGACGAGGAGATCGTCTGCCGCCGGGAGCTCGGCTACCCCCCCTTCGGATACCTGGTCAACCTCGTCGTCTCCGGCATCGATCCCGGCAAGGTCGGAGCCGCGGCGGCCGCCCTTGCGGCAGGGCTCGATGCCGACTGCGGCACCGTCGAAGTCCTCGGACCGGCCCCCTGTCCCCTGGCCAGGCTGCGCGGTCGCCACCGGGTGCAGATCCTCCTCAAGGCGCCCGACCGTCCCCCCCTGCGCCGGCTCCTCTGTCGCCTCCCCGCCCTGCGTCGCAAGGTCCCCGCCGGCGTGCTCCTGGCCGTCGATGTCGATCCCGTCGACATGCTCTAG
- the gdhA gene encoding NADP-specific glutamate dehydrogenase: MSPMIDEKVEPMFQEVVRRNPGEVEFHQAVREVLESLGPVLVKYPEFADHKIIERICEPERQIIFRVPWQDDKGEVQINRGFRVQFNSALGPYKGGLRFHPSVYLGIIKFLGFEQIFKNALTGLPIGGGKGGSDFDPKGKSDNEIMHFCQSFMTELYRHIGEYTDVPAGDIGVGGREIGYMFGQYKRITNRYESAVLTGKGLDWGGSLVRPEATGYGATFFVDAMLKARKDTFGGKTCLVSGSGNVAIYTIEKIHELGGKVIACSDSNGVIVHEKGIDLALVQQLKEVERRRIRDYVKYHKDAKYIEKGNIWDIPCQVAMPSATQNEINGKDAENLVKNGCIAVGEGANMPTTPEGVKVFLDSGIAYGPGKAANAGGVATSALEMQQNASRASWTFEYTEDRLRNIMNDIHETCYETALEFGTPGNYVNGANIAGFIKVAKAMVAMGLI; encoded by the coding sequence ATGTCACCGATGATTGATGAAAAGGTCGAGCCGATGTTTCAGGAGGTCGTTCGCCGCAACCCCGGCGAGGTCGAATTCCACCAGGCGGTCCGCGAGGTCCTCGAGTCCCTCGGTCCGGTCCTGGTCAAATATCCCGAGTTCGCCGATCACAAGATCATCGAGCGGATCTGCGAGCCGGAGCGTCAGATCATCTTCCGGGTTCCCTGGCAGGACGACAAGGGTGAAGTGCAGATCAACCGCGGTTTCCGGGTCCAGTTCAACAGCGCCCTCGGCCCCTACAAGGGGGGTCTGCGTTTCCATCCGTCCGTCTATCTGGGGATCATCAAGTTCCTCGGTTTCGAGCAGATCTTCAAAAACGCCCTGACCGGCCTCCCCATCGGCGGCGGCAAGGGGGGTTCGGATTTCGATCCCAAGGGGAAGTCCGACAACGAGATCATGCATTTCTGCCAGAGTTTCATGACCGAACTCTACCGTCACATCGGTGAGTACACCGACGTCCCCGCCGGCGACATCGGGGTCGGAGGCCGGGAAATCGGCTACATGTTCGGTCAGTACAAGCGGATCACCAACCGCTACGAATCGGCCGTCCTCACCGGCAAGGGGCTCGACTGGGGAGGCTCCCTGGTCCGTCCCGAGGCCACCGGTTACGGCGCCACCTTCTTCGTCGACGCGATGCTCAAGGCGCGCAAGGATACCTTCGGCGGCAAGACTTGCCTCGTCTCCGGCTCGGGGAACGTCGCCATCTACACTATCGAGAAGATTCACGAACTCGGCGGCAAGGTCATCGCCTGCTCCGACTCCAACGGCGTGATCGTTCATGAGAAGGGGATCGATCTGGCGTTGGTGCAGCAGCTCAAGGAAGTGGAACGCCGCCGCATCCGCGATTACGTTAAGTACCACAAGGACGCCAAGTACATCGAGAAGGGAAATATCTGGGATATCCCCTGCCAGGTCGCCATGCCCTCGGCCACCCAGAACGAGATCAACGGCAAGGATGCGGAAAACCTGGTTAAGAACGGCTGCATCGCCGTCGGGGAAGGGGCCAACATGCCCACCACGCCCGAAGGGGTCAAGGTCTTCCTCGATTCCGGCATTGCCTACGGCCCCGGCAAAGCGGCCAACGCCGGCGGAGTGGCGACGAGCGCCCTGGAGATGCAGCAAAACGCCAGCCGCGCCTCCTGGACCTTCGAATACACCGAAGACCGCCTGCGCAATATCATGAACGATATCCACGAGACGTGCTACGAGACCGCCCTCGAGTTCGGGACTCCCGGCAACTACGTCAACGGCGCCAATATCGCCGGTTTCATCAAGGTCGCCAAGGCGATGGTGGCGATGGGCCTGATCTAG
- a CDS encoding uracil-xanthine permease family protein, with the protein MTDPALYRLRWRDSLLGAQMLFVAFGALVLVPLLTGFDPNVALFTAGAGTLLFQWITRGKVPVFLASSFAFIAPIMYGVQTWGIPGTLCGLAAAGVFYVALAAVVRWRGSRVIARIFPPIVTGPVIMVIGLILSPVAVNMALGRSGDGSIVLVPESTALVVSMGALTVTLLVSLLGRGFLRLLPILCGLVTGYILALSYGLVDFSAVAAAPWIALPRFVFPEWNSAAILYMLPVAIAPAIEHFGDVLAIGSITGKNYLKDPGVHRTLLGDGLATALASCLGGPPNTTYSEVTGAVALTRVFNPAVMTWAALAAITLAFVGKVGVLLRTVPVPVMGGIMLLLFGAILVVGLNTLVRAGHDLLEPRNLAIVALTIVFGIGGMSVTLGSLTLKGIGLAGVLAVTLNLLLPGRHPDKSTPLVPPAPH; encoded by the coding sequence ATGACCGATCCCGCCCTTTACCGGCTGCGCTGGCGAGACTCCCTCCTCGGCGCCCAGATGCTCTTCGTCGCCTTCGGTGCCCTCGTCCTTGTCCCGCTCCTCACCGGCTTCGACCCCAACGTCGCCCTCTTCACCGCCGGCGCCGGAACCCTCCTCTTTCAGTGGATCACCCGCGGCAAGGTCCCGGTCTTTCTCGCCTCCTCCTTCGCCTTCATCGCCCCGATCATGTACGGGGTGCAGACCTGGGGGATTCCCGGCACCCTCTGCGGGCTCGCCGCCGCCGGCGTCTTTTATGTCGCCCTCGCCGCCGTGGTACGCTGGCGCGGCTCCCGGGTCATCGCGCGGATCTTTCCGCCGATCGTCACCGGGCCGGTGATCATGGTCATCGGCCTCATCCTCTCCCCCGTCGCCGTCAACATGGCCCTGGGACGCAGCGGCGACGGCTCCATCGTCCTGGTGCCGGAGAGCACCGCCCTCGTCGTCTCCATGGGCGCCCTTACCGTCACCCTCCTCGTCTCCCTCCTCGGCCGCGGCTTCCTGCGTCTACTCCCGATCCTCTGCGGCCTGGTGACCGGCTACATCCTCGCCCTCTCCTACGGCCTCGTGGACTTCTCCGCCGTCGCCGCCGCCCCCTGGATCGCTCTCCCCCGGTTCGTCTTTCCCGAGTGGAACAGCGCCGCGATCCTCTACATGCTCCCCGTCGCCATCGCCCCGGCCATCGAGCATTTCGGCGACGTCCTCGCCATCGGCTCGATCACCGGCAAGAACTATCTCAAGGATCCGGGGGTGCATCGCACCCTCCTCGGCGACGGACTGGCCACCGCCCTCGCCTCCTGCCTCGGCGGCCCCCCCAACACCACCTATTCGGAGGTCACCGGCGCCGTCGCCCTGACGAGGGTCTTCAACCCGGCGGTGATGACCTGGGCGGCGCTTGCCGCCATCACCCTCGCCTTTGTCGGCAAGGTCGGCGTGCTGCTGCGCACCGTCCCGGTGCCGGTCATGGGCGGCATCATGCTCCTCCTCTTCGGAGCGATTCTGGTCGTCGGCCTCAACACCCTGGTCCGCGCCGGCCACGACCTCCTCGAACCCCGCAACCTGGCGATCGTCGCCCTGACCATCGTCTTCGGCATCGGCGGCATGAGCGTCACCCTCGGCTCCCTCACCCTCAAAGGGATCGGCCTCGCCGGGGTGCTCGCCGTGACCCTCAACCTCCTGCTCCCCGGGCGCCATCCGGACAAAAGCACCCCTCTGGTCCCTCCGGCTCCCCACTGA
- the upp gene encoding uracil phosphoribosyltransferase — MAVIEVTHPLVRHKLGLMRRKGISTKEFRELAAEVARLLTYEATRDLETESKTIQGWAGPVAVERIKGIKITVVPILRAGLGMMNGALDLVPSARVSVVGLYRDEETLEPVTYFKKLSGRMKDRTALILDPMLATGGSLVAAIDMLKEAGCRRIKGLFLVAAPEGLARVEAAHPDVDLYVAAIDERLNEQGYIIPGLGDAGDKIFGTK, encoded by the coding sequence ATGGCCGTCATCGAAGTCACCCACCCCCTGGTCCGTCACAAGCTCGGCCTGATGCGCAGAAAGGGGATCAGCACCAAGGAGTTCCGCGAGCTCGCCGCCGAAGTGGCGCGCCTTCTCACCTACGAGGCGACCCGGGATCTGGAGACGGAAAGCAAGACCATCCAGGGGTGGGCCGGCCCGGTGGCGGTGGAACGCATCAAGGGGATCAAGATCACCGTCGTCCCGATTCTGCGGGCCGGCCTGGGGATGATGAACGGCGCTCTCGATCTGGTCCCCAGCGCCCGGGTCAGCGTCGTCGGCCTCTATCGCGACGAGGAAACGCTGGAACCGGTGACCTACTTCAAGAAGCTCAGCGGACGGATGAAGGATCGGACCGCCCTGATCCTCGATCCGATGCTCGCCACCGGCGGAAGCCTCGTCGCCGCCATCGACATGCTCAAGGAGGCCGGCTGCCGGCGGATCAAGGGGCTCTTTCTGGTGGCGGCCCCCGAAGGGCTCGCCCGGGTCGAAGCCGCCCACCCCGATGTCGATCTCTATGTCGCCGCCATCGACGAGCGCCTCAACGAGCAGGGCTACATCATCCCCGGCCTCGGCGACGCCGGGGATAAAATCTTCGGCACCAAGTGA